A DNA window from Anaerocolumna sp. AGMB13020 contains the following coding sequences:
- a CDS encoding beta-class carbonic anhydrase — MIQEILKFNKEFVQNNDYEKFRTSKYPNKKIAIVSCMDTRLTELLPSALGLKNGDAKIIKNAGGVISHPFGSAMRSLLIGIYELGVEEILVIGHTDCGARHTDSTKMLEKMKDKNIDQKQIDLLKYCGIDFEAWLGGFKDLDVSVKNSVELIRNHPLVPESVMVYGLIIDSVTGELREVTE; from the coding sequence ATGATTCAGGAGATTCTTAAATTCAATAAGGAATTTGTACAAAACAACGATTATGAAAAATTTAGAACCAGTAAATATCCGAATAAAAAAATTGCCATCGTTTCCTGTATGGATACAAGACTTACAGAACTATTGCCTTCTGCGCTTGGACTAAAAAACGGGGATGCCAAGATTATTAAGAATGCAGGTGGCGTGATATCCCATCCGTTCGGAAGTGCTATGCGTAGTCTGCTCATAGGAATTTATGAATTAGGTGTAGAAGAGATTCTGGTAATCGGTCATACGGATTGCGGAGCAAGACATACGGACAGTACAAAGATGCTTGAGAAGATGAAAGATAAGAATATCGATCAGAAGCAAATTGATCTGCTTAAATACTGCGGTATTGACTTTGAAGCCTGGCTGGGAGGCTTTAAGGATTTGGATGTATCTGTTAAGAATTCGGTGGAGTTGATCCGTAACCATCCCCTGGTACCGGAAAGTGTTATGGTTTACGGATTGATTATAGACTCAGTTACCGGTGAATTGAGAGAGGTGACGGAGTGA